The window GAATACCCATCGGGTTCCCCTTGAAGGTTCCCAGGGTAGACCACAGATGCGTGTAGTCATTGCTACCCACGTTATGGGCAATCTGTGCCTTCAGGTTGGTCCAGCCACCCGCCTCGATGAGCCCAAGGATAGGAATGAGCGCAGCACCTGCCCAGATGAGCACGAACTGCAGCACCTCGTTGATGATGGCCGAACGCAGTCCACCCAACATCACGTAGATCGCCACGGTGATCGCACCAATCCAGATAGAGAAGGTGATGTTCCATCCCAGCACTGTCTGCATGACCACAGCCATGGCGTACATGTTCACGCCACTCATCAGGATGGTCATGAACCCGAAGCTGATGGCGGCCAGTCCGCGCGCACCCTCACCAAACCGTAACTGCAGGTACCCCGGCACCGAGTGTGTCTTGGAGATGTAGTAGAACGGCATCATCACGATGCCCAGGAACAGCATGGCAGGGATGGCGCCTATCCAATACCAATGCGTCGCCAGGATACCGTACTGATAGGCAGACCCCGCCCACCCCATCAGCTCCAGCGACCCCAGGTTCGCCGAAACAAAACTGAGGCCGGCAATCCAGGCGGTCATCTCACGGCCAGCGAGAAAGAACTCTTCGCTCGTATTAGTGCCGCCCTTCACATAGAAGCCGATGAACAGCACCATGACGAAGTACAGCGCGAGGATCACAATGTCGATCCCGGAAAGATTCGTTAGCTGTGAGGCAAGCAGTGTCGCCATCACAGGGTGAGCAAAGGGCATTCCCTATTTCTCCTTGAGACAGACAGTGTGCCCCATAAGGGAGTCTCTGCGCCAGAGACGAAAGTTAAGCCATCTTCCGCTTTGCACTTCAACCTTCAGGTTTTCTGCCATCCTGCGCCGAAATCACCTACAAAAAGCTGGTCTACACTCGCGACTATCAATAATTCGCTTCTCAGCAAAAATACTTTAGAAGGTCGTACCACGGGGCTATTCTTCGATCCCCGGAGCCTATCTGTAGCAGCATGATTCTGGCATTGAATTCCGCTCACTACTTCGATTTCTCCCCATTAAGCCCCGATTCTTCCTCTGTGGAAATAACAAAATCCTCATTTTCATCTTGACAGTCGCATTTGTGGTTCCTATATAGTTTGCGCCGCGTACAAAACCAGCGCTTGTATCGCTCCAGAAAGCTGGAGATCTCATTTGCGCGCTGGTTCCACTTTTCGCGGTGCGCATGTAGTACGCGGAAAGATTTAGAGGGGGTCACATGAAGCGTGGAATCATCATCCCGATCGTTCTCGCCTGCGTTTCAGCAGCAGGTGTGGCAAGGGGCCAAGTAACCGATAGCCAATCCATCTCAGGAACCGTGACAGATGCAACCGGCGCGTCCGTTCCTGGTGCGTCCGTAACGGTCACAAACGAAGCGACAAAAATCTCTGTCACGGTGAAGACGAATGGGGACGGTCTGTATAACGCCCTAAACCTTCCCGTGGGCACCTACACCATTTCCACCACGATGGATGGCTTCAAGAAGTCCGTCGTTACCGGCGTCGCTCTAGACGTGGGTGCGAAACCCGCTGTGCCCGTACAGCTTCAGGTCGGCGCCGTGGGCGAATCGGTTGAGGTCAAAGCCGAAAGCGTGATGATCCAGACCACCACTGCGGAAATCGGCGGCGTTGTCACCAGCACGGAAGCCACACAGATTCAGCTCAACGGTCGCAACTACATCCAACTGATCACCCTGCAGCCCGGTGTTTCGCAGACGGTGGCCAGTGGTTTTGCCATCTCCGGAACTTATGGCGTCAACGGCAACTCGCAATCCGTTAACGGTATCCGTACCGACTCGATGAATTTCTTCATCGACGGTGTAGACAACAAGGACAACGGTGGTGGCGGCAACAATTTCGTCAACATCTCGCCTGATTCCCTGCAGCAGTTCCGCAATGTAGCATCCGCCTATGACGCCAGCTATGGTGGCTCGTCGGGTGCGACGGTATCAGTGGCTATCAAGAGCGGCGGCCAGAGCTTCCACGGCAACGCGTACGAATACATCCGTAACGATGCCATTCAGGCCTATCCCTTCCGCGCGTTGAGTTCATACAGCGTTGCGCCGGTAAAGGCACCGCTTCGCTACAACGATTTCGGATGGACTCTCGGCGGTCCCATTTATATCCCTGGTCACTTTAACGCCAGCAAGGAAAAGCTGTTCTTCTTTGCCGGACAAGAGTACAAGCGGCTGCGCACGTCCACCGTACAGAATGTAACCGTCCCCACTCCAGCCGCGATTGCAGCTGCGATCGCAACAGGGCCAAGCACCGCTACGGGGCGCGCCATTGCGGCGAGCATTCTACAAGACCCAAGCGGTAACTTCCGATATCTGAGCCTTGGCAACAACGATCAGTCGGAATGGCTAATCAAAATTGATTACCACATGAATGAGAAGAACCAATTCAGCGGTTCTTATGTTCACGACAACGTAAAGGTAGTGGGTAATCCGACAAACTTTGTCATCTATGATCGCCTGATCCCTGGCCTTACATCCAATGCACGCTGGATTCACACATTCAATTCGAGAATGGTGAATACGGCGGTCGGCTCCTTCTCTGGCAACATCATCAACGAAGGCGTGAACATCCGCCCCAATCCGCAGTTTGGGAAATCTGTCCAACGCGCGGACTATGGCATGACATATGCCACTCTGTACAACGCGTCCACATACATCCCGCAGACCACCATCTCGGGTTATGGCAATCCCGGCACGACCCCACGTCAGTTCGACAACTATCAGCGCATTTACGCCTTGAAAGATGACCTATCGATTGTCGTAGGAAATCATTCGATGAAGACAGGTGCTTACTTCTGGCGCGCCCGCAAGAACCAGACCGCACCGCCGCAGTTGAACGGCGCATTCACGTTCTCCAACCTGGCGGGCCTTGTTGCCGGCAATTTTGCCAGCTACACCGAAGGCAGCAACATTCCTCAAATCCAGGCCCGTTTCACGCAATTTGAAACATACTTCCAGGATGACTGGACCCTCAGCCGACGTCTTACTCTCAACATGGGTTTGCGCTGGCAGTACATGCCACCAATCGCAAGCTGGCCGAACAATACCGCCTTCTTCGATCCGAACTTCTACGACCCTACAAAGGCTGCTACGGTTAGTGGAACGACCGGCTTGATCACTTCGAATCCGGCGCCCTACAACGGTTTGATTCTTCCCGGAACCGGGTTCTCAGACAAGGCGAAGCAGGTAGTGGCTCCGAACGTTTACAACAACCCGCAAGTGACAGCTTTGTTCCACAATCTGCCCGGCGGCATTATCAACAGTGTCTACAACACGTTTGCTCCGCGCGCAGGCTTTGCATATGACTTGACCGGGAAACAAGACACCGTGGTCCGGGGCGGCTACGGCATGTCTTACGAACGTGTGGAAGGTAACTATATCTACGGTGCAGCTTCACAGTTGCCCTTCGTGGCGGTCGCCAACCTCGCAAGCGCGGGCAACGCAGATGCACTTGGTTCAGTTGGCACCTCGGCTGCGCCGCAGAACATAGGAAACTCAGGCGATCGTAACCTGAATCCACCCCGTATTCACAACTACAGTATTGGCGTTCAGCACAAGCTGTTCAACAATACCTCGGTAGAAATGAACTACGTCGGTTCGCACGCATCCAACCTGACGTATCGCAAGAACCTGAACCAGGGTGCAGCAGGCATCGAACAGGCGAATCCAAGCGTAGCGCGAAATGCGCTGCGACCCTACAAGGGCTACGGTGAGATCTACCAGTATTCCAACGGGTCGCATTCAAACTACAACTCTCTGCAGGCGCGCTGGCAAACACGCTTCAATCAAGGTGGTCTGGTAAGTCTGGCGTTTACATGGTCGAAATGCCTTGCCATGGGATCTTCGTTCGACTATCAGCCGCAGGACAGCACGAATCTGGCAGCGGATTACGGCCCATGCACTTTTAATCAGCCGAAGATCTTCGTGGCCAGCTATGTGTACCCCCTTCCCTTCTGGCAACACTCACAGGAGTGGTACAAGAAGGCCTTGGGAGGCTGGCAGGTTTCGGGTATTACACGTATCGCCAATGGCCTTCCAATTAACATCATCCAACCCTCAGGTCTCTCGGTTGCCGGCAACCTGGTCACCACAGCCAACGTTGCGCAGCGTCCGAATCTTGTACCGGGTGTAAGCCCCTACGCGCACAACGGCAAGCAATATCTGAACTACAACGCGTTCGTTCAACCTGCCGCCGGCACATACGGCAATGTCGGTTATGCCGCCATCAAGGGACCGCTGTTCAACAACTGGGATGTGGCTCTGCAGAAAAACATTCCCATTCACGAATCGATCGGTGCAGAGTTCCGCGCCGAGATGTTCAATGCGCCAAACCATCTCTCCCCGTTCGCCGTGGGTGGAACTTTGGGCTCGGTGCAACCGAACGGGACCTATCAACCCAACTACAGCTCCACCGGAACGTACCAGAACTCATTCGGACAGATCACCTCAACGGCTGATCCTCGTACGATGGAGTTCGTACTTCGCATCAACTTCTAACAATCATTCCCTCCAGGAGGCCCCGGGACATCCGGGGCCTTTTCTTTTCTTCCTACTCAATAAACCCGAGGCGCATTATTGCCTTTATTTACTGGGAATTTTGTGAACCATACTGCTTGACACGCGCAACAACGCAACCCTATATTTCCAGACAAGAAATAAATCTTTCTGCCCTCTTTTCATCTGCGATTGCCTGGGAACACGTTGGCGGTCGATGTCACTGCTGTACGGGATACGCAAGAACGGAAACCTTGTGATGAATCTGTTGACGAAATGTGCTGTTCCAGCCGCACTGCTGACGATGGCATTTGCTTCCCTTCCAAACCTCAACGCACAAAACGCGAATGCTCCACGTCCTCAGGGCGCACGGCCACAGGTCACTGTAGGATCGCAGGGCCCCATGCCCGTGCATGCAAAGTTCACCGAACAACAGATTGAAAACGGTGGAACGCTGTTTCTGCAGAACTGCGCGTTTTGCCACGGCAAGGATGCCAGTGGCGGCGAGAGTGGTCCGGATCTGACGCGCTCGAAAGTCGTGTCGGGCGACAAGGAAGGTGAAGGCATTGGTCAAGTAGTGCGCAATGGTCGGCTCGATAAAGGCATGCCGCGCTTTAACCTTGGCGACTCCGAGATCCTCAGCCTGGTCGCTTTCATCCATTCGCAGCAGGACAAGGCGATGTCGCAGACCGGCAACCGCAAAGGCGTGGAAGAGAGCGACCTGCACACCGGCAATGCCGAGGCGGGCAAGAAGTACTTTGAGAGCACTGGCGGGTGCGTGAAGTGCCATTCAGCGACCGGCGATCTTGCCAAGGTGGCCACGCGTTATAGCGGCCTGCAGTTGCTGGAACAGATGCTGTATCCACGGCAGGCGAAGCCCACGGTATCCGTAAAGACAGCCGGCGGCCAAAGCTACGACGGCCCGCTGGAGTATCAGGATGAATTTCATATCGGCATGAAGGACAGCTTCGGCGTGTATCACTCCTGGCCTGTCTCTGCGGTGACGTTCAAGGTGAACAATCCTGCGGAACAGCATGTGGAGATCATGAGCCGATACACCGACAAGGACATGCACGACGTCCTCGCCTACATTCAGACATTGAAGTAATTCAGGGGTTCCCGTGAAGCATTGGTTTAAGAGCGTTCGAGTCCTATCGCTGGTTGCGGTGTGTGCGCTGGGAGCATCCGCACAGTCCGTCGATTTCAACATGCTGAAGAATCCGCCGAAGGATAGCTGGCCTGGCTTTCATGGCGATTACAGCGGTCGCCGCCACAGCGCGCTGACTCAGATCAACACCGGGAACGTACAAAACATGACGCCGGCGTGGACTTTTCAGACTGGCCAGACACAGCCCATTAAGGCGACTCCAATTCTTGTTGATGGCATTCTTTACTTCACGATGCCCGACAACATCTGGGCCATTGATGCGCGCACCGGTCATACCATCTGGCACTTCACCGCCCCACCGAATAAAGCTTTTCATATTGGTCAGCGCGGCGTAAGCATCCTGAAGGACAAGATCTACTACATGTCCAGCGACGCGCACGCGATGGCGCTCGACGCAAAGACCGGCAAAGTGCTGTGGGATGTTGTGGTCGCCGATTCAAACAAGGGACAGTGGTCGACAATGTCGCCGCTGATCGTCGGCAACCATGTGATCGTGGGTGCGTCAGGCGACTTCGACAATCTGCAAGGATTCATTCGTTCGCTCGATCCAGACACCGGTGCCACGCAGTGGAACTGGGTTGCAACCGATCCGGTTGGGACCAAGGGTAAGACCACTGGCGGCAACGTGTGGATGACCGGCACGTACGATCCCGATCTGCACCTGATGTACTGGGGCACAGGCAATCCAACGCCCGTACTGAACGGCAAACCACGCCCTGGCGACAACCTCTACACATGCAGCATCGTTGCGCTGGATCCGGATACCGGAACACTGAAGTGGGCTTTCCAGCCTTCGCCGCATGACACGCATGATTGGGACGCCGTTGAGATTCCGGTTTTGGCGGATGTGGATTTCAAAGGCCAGAAGCGCAAGGTGCTGATGCAGGCATCGCGCAACGGCTACTTCTTTGTGATTGACCGCACGAATGGCAAGTCGCTAGTGACTGCTCCGTTTGGTCCTGTGAACTGGTCCAAGGGCGTGGATGAACGCGGTGAGCCAATTCCCGATCCCGAGAAAGAACCTGCTCCAGATGGTCGTCTGATTGCCCCGGATGAAGGCGGTATGACGAACTTCCGTTCGCCAAGCTTCGATCCAAAAACTGGCTTGTTCATTGTGAGCGCATCGCCCAGCTACAGCGTGTATTTCAGCAAACCGGCGGATGGAGCCTACGGCTGGGCAGGCGCTGACTACGGCGTGTGGAGCAAGGGTGTCCTGGAGGCCATTGACTATCGGACCGGCAAGATTCGTTGGTCGCATGAGCTTGGCCGTCGCGCAGGTTCTGGCGTGATGACAACCGATGGTGGGCTGACCTTCAGCGGAGACGCGGACGGTAACTTCCTGGGTCTTGATACCGCCACAGGAAAAACGTTGTGGCACTCCGGCACCGGCGGCAACATTTCATCCACGCCCATTACTTATGAACTGGATGGCAAGCAGGTAGTTCTGATGAGCAGCGGCGGCGTGATGTATGCATGGACACTGCCTGGTTATCCAACAGCCAAAGGCACAGGCACGAAAAAAGCAGCGAAATAACTGCGAGGAGCGGTTCCATGAAGAAGTTCGGAATGGCAATCATGGCTGGCGTATTGTGCGCTGGGCAGGCATGGGCAGCACAGCACATCCGCGTTTTGATTGTGGATGGTGAAAGCGCCGCTCCGTACCATAACTGGGCCGCTATTACGCCGGTTCTGAAGAAGGAACTGGACGAGGTTGGCATCTTCGATACGGAAGTGCTCACTGCACCGCCAAAGGGCGCCGACTTTAGCACATTCCATCCGGATTGGAAGAAGTATGGCGTCATTGTGCTGAACTACGACGCGCCAGACGAGCGTTGGCCAGATGACGTGAAGACCAGCTTCGAGCAGTACATGAAGGGCGGCGGAGGTCTGGTCATCATTCACGCAGCGGACAATGCCTTTCCTCATTGGAAGGCCTACAACCAGATGGTTGGCATAGGTGGTTGGCGCGGACGTAAGGAAGATGCTGGTCCGCATTGGGTATGGAAGGACGGCAAAGTGGTGCCTCTAGAAGACACTGGCCACAATGCGATGCATGGCTTGCGCAAGCCGTTTCTCGTAACGGTTCGCGATACAAAGAACCCCGTTATGCGCGGCTTGCCGACAACCTGGATGCACATGGGCGATGAACTCTACGGATACCTGCGCGGTCCCGGCGGTATGACCGTGCTGGCCACGGCCTATTCTGATCCCGCGAATCATGGCACTGGCGAGAATGAGCCTATGGTAATGACCTCGACCTTCGGCAAAGGACGCACCTTCCACACAGCGTGGGGACACGACGTGTATGCGCAAAGCTCCACGGATTCTGTCGTGCTCTTCCAGCGCGGCGTGGAGTGGGCGGCCACCGGCAAGGTGACACAGGCTGTGCCAGCGACGTTCCCCACGGCAAATACGGTGAGCTTCCGAGCCGACCTGGCCGCGATGGATCCGAACGCTGCAAAGGGCGCAAATCCGCTGGATATGACGATGCCTGCACGTCCCATGGGACCTCGTCCGGCAGGTGCTACCGGTGCTGCGGCACCCGGCACGCCGACACAGGCACCTCCGCAACGGTAATATTGTCGGGAACGCCGCAGGAGATTTCATGAAGACGATCAAGGGGCCAGCCATCTTTCTGGCGCAGTTTGCGGGCGACGAATCGCCCTTCAACAACCTGAACGAGATTGCACAGTGGGCCGCATCACTCGGCTATAAGGGCGTGCAGATCCCAAGCTGGGATGGACGCCTGTTTGACCTGAAGAAGGCAGCAGAGAGCAAGACCTACTGCGACGAGGTGCTCGGCACACTCGCATCGCATGGTGTTGCGCTTACCGAGCTTTCGACTCATCTTCAAGGTCAGCTTGTCGCCGTACATCCCGCGTACGATGCCCTCTTCGACAGCTTTGCCCCGGCCGAAGTTCATAACAATTCGAAGGCACGCACAGAATGGGCTGTTCAGCAGCTCAAGTATGCGGCGAAGGCTTCGGCGAATCTCGGTTTGCAGGCGCATGCGACCTTCTCTGGTGCACTGGCATGGCCGTATCTATATCCATGGCCGCAGCGTCCTGCGGGCCTGGTGGAAACAGCATTTGGTGAACTGGCCAAGCGCTGGACGCCGATCCTGAACACCTTCGACGAAAACGGTATCGACCTCTGCTACGAGATTCATCCCGGCGAAGATCTGCATGATGGCGCTTCGTTCGAGATGTTCCTGGAAGCGGTCAAGAATCATCCGCGTTGCAACCTGCTGTTTGACCCGAGCCACTTTGTACTGCAGCAGTTGGACTATCTGGAATACATCGACCTGTATCACGAACGTATTCGCATGTTCCATGTGAAGGATGCGGAGTTTCGTCCGTCGGGACGCCAGGGCGTTTATGGTGGCTTCCAGTCGTGGGCAAACCGCGCAGGACGCTTCCGTTCACTGGGCGATGGGCAGGTGGATTTCGGCGCCATTTTCTCCAAACTGACACAGTATGGCTTCGATGGTTGGGCAGTGCTGGAGTGGGAGTGCTGCATTAAGGACTCCTCACAGGGTGCTCGTGAAGGTGCTCCGTTTATTGCAAAGCACATCATTCAGGCCGTGGATAGAGCATTCGACGATTTCGCTGGTGCTGAAACGGACGACAACATGCTGCGTAAGCTGCTGGGACTGTAAGAGGAGATCGAAAGAATCATGGCAAAGCTGCAACGACGTCTTCGTCTGGGTATGGTGGGCGGTGGGCCCGGAGCCTTCATCGGCGCGGTTCACCGTATGGCCGCACGCTTGGACGACCGCTTTGAACTGGTGGCTGCGGCTCTCTCCTCTGATCCGGAAAAGTCAAAGAGTTTCGCGAAAGAGATCCACGTGCCACGCGCCTATGGAAGCTATCAGGAGATGGCCGAGGCGGAAGCAAAGCACCCGGAACCCATCGACGTAGTAGCCATTGTTACACCGAACAGCACGCATTATCCCGTTGCCAAGGCATTCCTCAATGCAGGCATCCCCGTCATGTGCGACAAGCCTATGACGATGACCGTGGATGAAGCCGAAGATTTGGCTGCGATCGTGCACAAGTCTGGCCTTACCTTCGGCCTGACGCATACGTACTCCGGCTATCCCATGGTTCGCCAGATGCGCGAAATGATTCTGGACGGTGCACTGGGCAAGATTCGCATGATCAATGTCGCCTACGTACAGGGCTGGCTCTCCACTCCGGTAGAGCAGACCGGTGCAAAGCAGGCTGAATGGCGTACCGATCCCACCAAGAGCGGTAAAGGCGGAGCACTTGGCGACATTGCAACACATGCTTACCACATTGCTCTCTTCACCACGGGCCTCAAGGCGGAGTCCATCGCTGCTGATGTGACCACCTTCGTCCCGGGTCGCCGCCTCGATGACAACGTTCAGGCGATGATCCGTTTTGAAGGCGGAGCCAAAGCTTCTCTGATCGCATCGCAGATCGCCGCAGGCATTGAGAACGACCTTACGCTTCGCATCCATGGCGAGCTCGGCAGCTTTGAGTGGCATCAGGAGAATCCGAACTACCTCATTCACTCGCCGCTGAACGACGCGCCACGCACCATTACGCGCGGCGGTCCGACAGCCGGACCGTGGGCCGTTTACAGCACGCGTGTTCCCTCCGGTCATCCGGAAGGCTATCTGGAGGCATTCGGCCAGCTTTACAAGGATCTAGCCGAACTGCTGGCAGCCAAGCTGGAAGATCGTGAACCGAATCCCATATCGAAGCTCTTGCCGGACGTACAGGACGGCGTTCGCGGTATGCGTTTCATTGATGCCGTACTTGCCTCCTCTGAAAACGGGTCGGCCTGGACAAAGCTGTAGTAACAACGCCGGAACAATCGGCCAAATGGCGTAGCATGTTGGAAATACACTCATGAAGTCTTCTGCACCCAGGCAAAACGGTACTCGTCCCATGCGTGGCATTCGCAGGATCGATCTTGCCTCGGTGCAGCCAGCTTCCAGCGAGATAGCACGCGACATCAATCGCGACATCATCCTGGAACTGATCCGCTTCAAACAACCGCTGGCCCGGGCAGACCTGTCGCGCCTGTCCGGGTTACGTCCCAGTACCGTTTCCAAAATCGTCGAACAGCTGGTGCAAGAGAACTGGGTGCAGGAGGGCGCTGTCATCAAGGCAGCGCGTGGGCGTCCATCCACCATGCTTTCAGTGAACAGTGCCATGGTCACGTTCGCACTCGACCTGCGCCCGGATCGAGCCATTCTTGCTGTAGTCGATCTGAGTGGGCGCTTTCTTTCACGCGAAACCATTCCCACGTACTCCGATCTGGCTCGCACCGTTGCTCAGATCGGCAAACGCATGCGCGCTTTGCGTGAAGAACATTCCACCAAGTCCTTCGAGGGCGTTGGTGTTAGCGTACCCGGCCGCATGCATCCGGCGACGCAGCGCGTAGTGCTGGCACCAAACATGAAGTGGCACGACTTCGATCTGAAATCTGCGCTTGAGATCGAATCCGGCCTGCAGGTGGAGATTGATAACGATGCGAATGTCTGCTTGATCTCCGAGCTCTGGTACGGACGGCTCGAGGGCGTTAAGAACGTCGTCCTTGTTGCCGTGGCAGAAGGCGTGGGAGCCGCAATCCTTGCTGGTGGACATATGCAATCCGGATACAACGGGTTGGCCGGTGAGTTTGGCCATGTGTCTGTTGATCCTGCCGGACCGCAGTGTCAGTGCGGGCAAAACGGATGCTGGGAGATGGTCTCCTCCTCGCGTGCTGCGATCCGTTATTACAACGCTGGCGGTCGCAAGAAGGTGCAGAACATCTACGAACTGCTGCGGCAGATGGAAGATGGCGATGCACTGGCTCGAGAAGCCATCACAGAACAGGCGCGCGCGCTTGGCCGTGGTCTTCGCATGGTGACTGCCACCCTCTCACCGGAGCTGATTCTTGTTGTAGGTGACATTACCGCAGCATGGGATCTCTGCGGCCCAATCATAGAACGGGAAATGTCCTCGTCGATGCTGGCCGGAGATCCACCGCAGCTCCGTGCAGCGGGTGATGCAGAACTAGCGCGTCTGAGCGGCGGCGCAGCCATGCTCATGCAGCGGCATGCTGGCTATCACCGTTCGACCCATGAACGAGCCCTCCCCATCCCGGCCTAGTCCAACAGAGCCATGGCACCGGTATTACTTCTTCTCCGGGAGTAATATCTCCTTCGGCAGAATGCGGTGTTGCGCGTTGACATCACCTATGTTGGTACATATATTTTCTGGTATAAACAAAATCGCCTTTCGCGAATGCTTCCACCTTTACTGGAACCCGCGGATAGCTAGCGCGATCCATGAGAGGAAGTAGCAAAATGTACCTTGGAATTGACTGCGGTACCCAGGGCACAAAAGCTCTCCTCATCGACACCGATGGCAAAGCTCACGGTCGCGGCTATGCGAAGCATGCGTTGATCGAACGGGACAACGGAGCGCGCGAGCAGGAACCGCGCTGGTGGGTGGATGCGCTAATCGCCTCTGTGCAGCAGGCCGTTTCCGGCGACGGAAAGGGAGTCGTTGCACTCTCTGTATCTGGTCAGCAACATGGACTCGTCATTCTTGATGAACAGAAGAATGTAATTCGCCCTGCAAAGCTTTGGAACGATACAGAAACTGCCGCACAAAATGCTGCGTTGATTGAGAAGCTCGGCGGTGCCTCGGCTGTTCTAGAGCGCTACGGCATTCTTCCACTTACGGGATATACCGTATCGAAGCTGCTCTGGATCAAAGAAAACGAGCCGGAGAACTTCACACGCATCCGCCACATTCTGTTGCCGCATGAATATTTGAATTTCTGGCTGACAGGAAACATCGTTGCAGAATACGGGGATGCTTCCGGCACAGCATTCTTCGACGTGCGAACACGCGTATGGATCGCAGAGATTCTCGATGCAATCGACGATGGATCGGGCCTTCTACATGCGGCACTCCCGCCATTGGTCGGAGCCGACGCTATCGTGGGAACTGTTCGTTCTGAGGTTGCCGCAGAGCTTGGAATTTCGCCTAAGTGCGTTGTGGCAAGTGGTGGCGGCGACAACATGATGGGCGCCATTGGCACAGGCAATGTTCGTGAAGGCGTGGTCACACTGAGCCTTGGCACTTCATCCACGGTCTATTCGTATC of the Terriglobus sp. TAA 43 genome contains:
- a CDS encoding carboxypeptidase regulatory-like domain-containing protein gives rise to the protein MKRGIIIPIVLACVSAAGVARGQVTDSQSISGTVTDATGASVPGASVTVTNEATKISVTVKTNGDGLYNALNLPVGTYTISTTMDGFKKSVVTGVALDVGAKPAVPVQLQVGAVGESVEVKAESVMIQTTTAEIGGVVTSTEATQIQLNGRNYIQLITLQPGVSQTVASGFAISGTYGVNGNSQSVNGIRTDSMNFFIDGVDNKDNGGGGNNFVNISPDSLQQFRNVASAYDASYGGSSGATVSVAIKSGGQSFHGNAYEYIRNDAIQAYPFRALSSYSVAPVKAPLRYNDFGWTLGGPIYIPGHFNASKEKLFFFAGQEYKRLRTSTVQNVTVPTPAAIAAAIATGPSTATGRAIAASILQDPSGNFRYLSLGNNDQSEWLIKIDYHMNEKNQFSGSYVHDNVKVVGNPTNFVIYDRLIPGLTSNARWIHTFNSRMVNTAVGSFSGNIINEGVNIRPNPQFGKSVQRADYGMTYATLYNASTYIPQTTISGYGNPGTTPRQFDNYQRIYALKDDLSIVVGNHSMKTGAYFWRARKNQTAPPQLNGAFTFSNLAGLVAGNFASYTEGSNIPQIQARFTQFETYFQDDWTLSRRLTLNMGLRWQYMPPIASWPNNTAFFDPNFYDPTKAATVSGTTGLITSNPAPYNGLILPGTGFSDKAKQVVAPNVYNNPQVTALFHNLPGGIINSVYNTFAPRAGFAYDLTGKQDTVVRGGYGMSYERVEGNYIYGAASQLPFVAVANLASAGNADALGSVGTSAAPQNIGNSGDRNLNPPRIHNYSIGVQHKLFNNTSVEMNYVGSHASNLTYRKNLNQGAAGIEQANPSVARNALRPYKGYGEIYQYSNGSHSNYNSLQARWQTRFNQGGLVSLAFTWSKCLAMGSSFDYQPQDSTNLAADYGPCTFNQPKIFVASYVYPLPFWQHSQEWYKKALGGWQVSGITRIANGLPINIIQPSGLSVAGNLVTTANVAQRPNLVPGVSPYAHNGKQYLNYNAFVQPAAGTYGNVGYAAIKGPLFNNWDVALQKNIPIHESIGAEFRAEMFNAPNHLSPFAVGGTLGSVQPNGTYQPNYSSTGTYQNSFGQITSTADPRTMEFVLRINF
- a CDS encoding cytochrome c; protein product: MNLLTKCAVPAALLTMAFASLPNLNAQNANAPRPQGARPQVTVGSQGPMPVHAKFTEQQIENGGTLFLQNCAFCHGKDASGGESGPDLTRSKVVSGDKEGEGIGQVVRNGRLDKGMPRFNLGDSEILSLVAFIHSQQDKAMSQTGNRKGVEESDLHTGNAEAGKKYFESTGGCVKCHSATGDLAKVATRYSGLQLLEQMLYPRQAKPTVSVKTAGGQSYDGPLEYQDEFHIGMKDSFGVYHSWPVSAVTFKVNNPAEQHVEIMSRYTDKDMHDVLAYIQTLK
- a CDS encoding acido-empty-quinoprotein group A; translation: MKHWFKSVRVLSLVAVCALGASAQSVDFNMLKNPPKDSWPGFHGDYSGRRHSALTQINTGNVQNMTPAWTFQTGQTQPIKATPILVDGILYFTMPDNIWAIDARTGHTIWHFTAPPNKAFHIGQRGVSILKDKIYYMSSDAHAMALDAKTGKVLWDVVVADSNKGQWSTMSPLIVGNHVIVGASGDFDNLQGFIRSLDPDTGATQWNWVATDPVGTKGKTTGGNVWMTGTYDPDLHLMYWGTGNPTPVLNGKPRPGDNLYTCSIVALDPDTGTLKWAFQPSPHDTHDWDAVEIPVLADVDFKGQKRKVLMQASRNGYFFVIDRTNGKSLVTAPFGPVNWSKGVDERGEPIPDPEKEPAPDGRLIAPDEGGMTNFRSPSFDPKTGLFIVSASPSYSVYFSKPADGAYGWAGADYGVWSKGVLEAIDYRTGKIRWSHELGRRAGSGVMTTDGGLTFSGDADGNFLGLDTATGKTLWHSGTGGNISSTPITYELDGKQVVLMSSGGVMYAWTLPGYPTAKGTGTKKAAK
- a CDS encoding ThuA domain-containing protein, yielding MKKFGMAIMAGVLCAGQAWAAQHIRVLIVDGESAAPYHNWAAITPVLKKELDEVGIFDTEVLTAPPKGADFSTFHPDWKKYGVIVLNYDAPDERWPDDVKTSFEQYMKGGGGLVIIHAADNAFPHWKAYNQMVGIGGWRGRKEDAGPHWVWKDGKVVPLEDTGHNAMHGLRKPFLVTVRDTKNPVMRGLPTTWMHMGDELYGYLRGPGGMTVLATAYSDPANHGTGENEPMVMTSTFGKGRTFHTAWGHDVYAQSSTDSVVLFQRGVEWAATGKVTQAVPATFPTANTVSFRADLAAMDPNAAKGANPLDMTMPARPMGPRPAGATGAAAPGTPTQAPPQR
- a CDS encoding sugar phosphate isomerase/epimerase, yielding MKTIKGPAIFLAQFAGDESPFNNLNEIAQWAASLGYKGVQIPSWDGRLFDLKKAAESKTYCDEVLGTLASHGVALTELSTHLQGQLVAVHPAYDALFDSFAPAEVHNNSKARTEWAVQQLKYAAKASANLGLQAHATFSGALAWPYLYPWPQRPAGLVETAFGELAKRWTPILNTFDENGIDLCYEIHPGEDLHDGASFEMFLEAVKNHPRCNLLFDPSHFVLQQLDYLEYIDLYHERIRMFHVKDAEFRPSGRQGVYGGFQSWANRAGRFRSLGDGQVDFGAIFSKLTQYGFDGWAVLEWECCIKDSSQGAREGAPFIAKHIIQAVDRAFDDFAGAETDDNMLRKLLGL